The genomic DNA ATCGTGCTCACCCCTGGCCTCTCCTCCTGTGCCGGCGAACTGGCTGCCGCGGGCCGCTGTGCGATGGCTTCTGGCGAAGGCATCATATTTACACGCTGGCGGCTCAATGTTCAATCGCAATCGTGGGATGCAGCACGTGGGGGAGCAGGCAGCAGGCTCAGTGCGGCGCACCGGTGGCGTGGCTGAGGTCCCAGATCGTCCCTTGCCAGTTGCCGATCCGGCCGTGGTCGGCGCACAGCGGGCAGTACCACAGGATCTCCTCGGTGTCGGGATCGAGATCGACCTCCAGGATGCCGGCGCAGCGCTTGCGGCCGGGACGGCGGCGGCAGCGGACCCGGAACTCCTCGGGGATCACCGGCTCCGGTCGCGACACCATGGCCACGATCGCCGTGAAATGCTCCGCCAGCCGTCGCGCCGGACCTGCCGCCGGCGCGATGTGGCCATGCGCGTCCAGCAGGTCCCTCAGGTCGGCGATCCAGGCGCCGCGCATGGCAGGCAGGTCTCCGGCTCAGGAGTTGAGGTAGGCCTTGATGGCACTGGCAATGGTCTCGAAGATGCGGATGAGCTCGGTCTCTTCCCGTTCCAGGAGGGTGATGCGAAAGCCCTGCAGAGGGGTGGCAAAGGACGACAGGGGCACGACGCAGATGCCGGTGGCGCCCAGGAGGTAGTACACGAAGCGCTTGTCCAGGGCGACCCCGGGCTGGCGGACCAGGGCCTCCACCTGGGCCCGCACACTGGCGATGGCGACGGGCAGGGTCTGGTGCGGCGCCAGCACCCCATCCCGGAAGGCGACGCTCATGTAAAAGGCGCCATTGGTGCGGTTGACGATCAGGCCGTCGACCTTCTTGAGGATGTCATACGCGATGTTGGAGAAGCGCTCGTAGCGGCGCACCCGCTCACCCAGGAAGGCCTTGTACTCGGGATGCTGCATCACCAGGGGCAGGGCCCGCTGGGGCAGGGTCGTGGAGCAGACCTCCAGCATCTTGGCATTCAAGATCGACTGCACGTAGCGCTTGAACATCGGGTCCCGCTGGCCGTTGTAGACCTCGATCCAGCCGCACCGGGAGCCGGGCCAAGGCATCTCTTTGGAGATGCCCCGCATGACGATGGCCGGGACCTCGCCGATGATGTCCGAGAACGGGACGGTGCTGGTGCCGTTGTAGATGATGTTGTGGTAGATCTCGTCGCAGATGATAAAAAGATCCCAGCGCCGCGCCAGATCCACCATGGCCTCCAGGATCTCCTTGGGGTAGACCGCGCCGGTGGGGTTGTCCGGATTGATGATGAGGATGCCCGCCACCGCCGGGTTGTAGCGGATGTGGCAGGCCAGGTCGTCCAGGTCCGGATACCAGAGGTTGTTCGGGTCCAGAATGTAGGTGACCGGCCGGTCTTCGGCATGGGCCGCCTCGGCCGAGGAGTGGGTGGTGTAGCTGGGGCTGGGCACCACCACCCGGGCGGTGCGCTTCAGGAAGCCGAAGACCTTGCTGATGGCATCCCCCAGGC from Thermodesulfobacteriota bacterium includes the following:
- a CDS encoding pyridoxal phosphate-dependent aminotransferase, with product MRTDIVHMGAGELTYEIRNIVAVGERLAELGVELHWENIGDPVAKGEVMPRWMKEIIAELAMDDATYGYSPTRGLLETRRFLAEQTNKRGGVQIGPDDIIFFNGLGDAISKVFGFLKRTARVVVPSPSYTTHSSAEAAHAEDRPVTYILDPNNLWYPDLDDLACHIRYNPAVAGILIINPDNPTGAVYPKEILEAMVDLARRWDLFIICDEIYHNIIYNGTSTVPFSDIIGEVPAIVMRGISKEMPWPGSRCGWIEVYNGQRDPMFKRYVQSILNAKMLEVCSTTLPQRALPLVMQHPEYKAFLGERVRRYERFSNIAYDILKKVDGLIVNRTNGAFYMSVAFRDGVLAPHQTLPVAIASVRAQVEALVRQPGVALDKRFVYYLLGATGICVVPLSSFATPLQGFRITLLEREETELIRIFETIASAIKAYLNS